A single window of Streptomyces sp. NBC_00464 DNA harbors:
- a CDS encoding phosphoglycerate kinase, translating to MKTIDELLAEGVTGKRVFVRADLNVPLSGTTITDDGRIRAVEPTVRKLAEAGARVVVASHLGRPKGAPDPAFSLAPAATRLGELLGTDVAFATDTVGESARATVAALTDGQVAVIENLRFNAGETSKDDAERGAFADQLAELADVYVGDGFGAVHRKHASVFDLPARLPHAAGDLIATEVGVLKKLTDDVQRPYAVVLGGAKVSDKLGVIDHLLERADRILIGGGMAYTFLKAQGHEVGSSLLQEDQIPVVLEYLKRAEEKGVEFVLPVDVVVAPAFPDLKTKAPANPTTVAADAMPAGQMGLDNGPETNKLYASKLADAATVFWNGPMGVFEHPDFAEGTRAVAQALVDSSGFSVVGGGDSAAAVRILGFDENAFGHISTGGGASLEYLEGKTLPGLAALED from the coding sequence ATGAAGACGATCGACGAACTTCTCGCCGAAGGGGTCACCGGCAAGCGCGTATTCGTCCGCGCCGACCTCAACGTGCCGCTCAGCGGGACCACCATCACCGACGACGGCCGCATCCGCGCCGTCGAGCCGACCGTGCGCAAGCTGGCCGAGGCCGGCGCCCGGGTCGTCGTCGCCTCGCACCTGGGCCGCCCGAAGGGTGCCCCGGACCCGGCGTTCTCGCTGGCGCCCGCGGCCACCCGCCTCGGTGAGCTGCTCGGGACCGACGTGGCCTTCGCGACCGACACGGTCGGCGAGTCCGCCCGCGCCACCGTCGCCGCGCTCACCGACGGCCAGGTCGCCGTCATCGAGAACCTCCGCTTCAACGCCGGCGAGACGTCGAAGGACGACGCCGAGCGCGGCGCCTTCGCCGACCAGCTGGCCGAGCTCGCCGATGTGTACGTGGGTGACGGCTTCGGAGCCGTCCACCGCAAGCACGCCTCGGTCTTCGACCTCCCGGCCCGGCTGCCGCACGCCGCGGGCGACCTGATCGCCACCGAGGTCGGCGTCCTGAAGAAGCTCACCGACGACGTGCAGCGCCCCTACGCGGTCGTGCTCGGCGGCGCCAAGGTCTCGGACAAGCTCGGCGTCATCGACCACCTGCTGGAGCGCGCCGACCGCATCCTCATCGGCGGCGGCATGGCGTACACCTTCCTCAAGGCCCAGGGCCACGAGGTCGGCAGTTCGCTGCTGCAGGAGGACCAGATCCCGGTGGTGCTGGAGTACCTCAAGCGCGCCGAGGAGAAGGGCGTGGAGTTCGTGCTCCCCGTCGACGTCGTCGTCGCCCCGGCGTTCCCGGACCTCAAGACCAAGGCCCCGGCCAACCCCACCACCGTCGCCGCCGACGCCATGCCGGCCGGCCAGATGGGGCTGGACAACGGTCCGGAGACCAACAAGCTCTACGCATCGAAGCTCGCCGACGCGGCCACCGTCTTCTGGAACGGCCCGATGGGCGTCTTCGAGCACCCCGATTTCGCCGAGGGCACCCGGGCCGTCGCCCAGGCCCTCGTCGACTCCTCGGGCTTCAGCGTGGTCGGCGGTGGCGACTCCGCCGCCGCGGTCCGCATCCTGGGCTTCGACGAGAACGCGTTCGGACACATCTCGACCGGTGGCGGCGCCAGCCTCGAATACCTCGAGGGCAAGACGCTTCCCGGCCTCGCCGCTCTGGAGGACTGA
- the tpiA gene encoding triose-phosphate isomerase: MTTRTPLMAGNWKMNLNHLEAIAHVQKLAFALADKDYDAVEVAVLPPFTDLRSVQTLVDGDKLKIKYGAQDISAHDSGAYTGEISGPMLAKLKCAFVAVGHSERRQYHAETDEVCNAKVKAAFKYGLTPILCVGEGLDIRKAGDQVAYTLAQLDGGLKDIPAEQAETIVIAYEPVWAIGTGEVATPEDAQEVCGAIRGRLAELYSQELADAVRIQYGGSVKSGNVAAIMAQPDVDGALIGGAALDADEFVKIVRFRDQ; encoded by the coding sequence ATGACCACTCGCACCCCGCTGATGGCGGGCAACTGGAAGATGAACCTCAACCACCTCGAGGCCATCGCCCACGTCCAGAAGCTCGCCTTCGCCCTGGCCGACAAGGACTACGACGCCGTAGAGGTCGCCGTCCTGCCGCCCTTCACCGACCTGCGTTCCGTGCAGACGCTGGTCGACGGCGACAAGCTGAAGATCAAGTACGGCGCCCAGGACATCTCGGCGCACGACTCCGGCGCGTACACCGGTGAGATCTCCGGCCCGATGCTCGCCAAGCTGAAGTGCGCCTTCGTCGCCGTCGGCCACAGCGAGCGCCGCCAGTACCACGCGGAGACCGACGAGGTCTGCAACGCCAAGGTGAAGGCCGCGTTCAAGTACGGCCTGACCCCGATCCTCTGCGTCGGCGAGGGCCTGGACATCCGCAAGGCCGGTGACCAGGTCGCGTACACCCTCGCGCAGCTCGACGGCGGGCTGAAGGACATCCCGGCCGAGCAGGCCGAGACCATCGTGATCGCCTACGAGCCCGTCTGGGCCATCGGCACCGGCGAGGTCGCCACCCCCGAGGACGCGCAGGAGGTCTGCGGTGCGATCCGTGGCCGCCTCGCCGAGCTGTACTCGCAGGAGCTGGCCGACGCGGTCCGTATCCAGTACGGCGGCTCGGTGAAGTCCGGCAACGTGGCCGCGATCATGGCGCAGCCCGATGTGGACGGCGCGCTGATCGGCGGCGCCGCACTGGACGCCGACGAGTTCGTCAAGATCGTCCGCTTCCGCGACCAGTGA
- the secG gene encoding preprotein translocase subunit SecG, giving the protein MILGFEIALIVFSLLLMLLVLMHKGKGGGLSDMFGGGMQSSVGGSSVAERNLDRITVVVGLAWFACIVVLGLLIKLDN; this is encoded by the coding sequence GTGATTTTGGGGTTCGAGATCGCCCTGATCGTCTTCAGCCTGCTGCTGATGCTGCTGGTGCTGATGCACAAGGGGAAGGGCGGCGGCCTTTCCGACATGTTCGGTGGCGGAATGCAGTCCTCCGTCGGCGGTTCCTCGGTTGCCGAGCGCAACCTCGACCGGATCACCGTCGTGGTCGGTCTGGCCTGGTTCGCGTGCATCGTGGTGCTTGGTCTGCTCATCAAGCTGGACAACTGA
- a CDS encoding RNA polymerase-binding protein RbpA translates to MASGNAIRGSRVGAGPMGEAERGESAPRARISFWCSNGHETQPSFAHDAQVPETWDCPRCGFPAGQDRDSPPDPPRTEPYKTHLAYVRERRSDADGEAILAEALAKLRGEI, encoded by the coding sequence GTGGCAAGTGGCAACGCGATCCGGGGAAGCCGGGTCGGAGCGGGGCCGATGGGGGAGGCCGAGCGCGGCGAGTCCGCGCCACGGGCCCGCATCTCCTTCTGGTGCTCCAACGGGCACGAGACGCAGCCGAGCTTCGCCCATGACGCGCAGGTACCGGAGACCTGGGACTGCCCGCGCTGCGGATTCCCGGCCGGCCAGGACCGGGACAGCCCGCCCGATCCGCCGCGCACCGAGCCGTACAAGACGCATCTGGCGTACGTGCGGGAGCGGCGCAGTGACGCGGACGGCGAGGCCATCCTTGCCGAAGCCCTTGCCAAACTCCGCGGCGAGATCTGA